One Microcaecilia unicolor chromosome 8, aMicUni1.1, whole genome shotgun sequence DNA window includes the following coding sequences:
- the LOC115476833 gene encoding protocadherin alpha-4-like: MRLTVKSWIVQWRTVQVLLFLYFSGRSLGQIRYSVLEELEEGTSVGNVAVDLKVDNAKLYNRNFRIAYETSIQYFGINIKNGILFIKHKIDRDHLCASSTSCLINLEAVMDNPLEVYRIQIEILDINDNSPYFFSSENTVAVSEYTRPGTHFPLEGAFDKDEGENALLSYHLSSNDFFALKHQISDGKSYSLELLLLKALDREHQPVHRLTLTATDGGTPKRSGTTQITIQVRDANDNPPVFDHSVYKVKMLENTPLGSLVIKLNATDLDEGENGDLVYSFSNLTLSVAKQLFIIDQNSGEIRIQGVLDFEKSNMFEIRVQAKDRGLLELTGRCNVIVEIVDVNDNSPEIKVTSFSNPVQEDALPGLVIALLTVTDKDSGMNGKVSCEVPLSLPFQIEARFENYYALVLKKPLDREVAADYNVTIFATDGGSPPLSAVKTIVILVTDVNDNPPTFLEIPYIVSIVENNVPWSPIFQISALDPDLNENAEVKYSIIESTEGVPVSSIFSVQSDTGQIFALLSFDYEHNQVYSLRIKARDSGSPSLSSTTEITLFIQDQNDNHPMILTPFPSHGSSASEVVSLSSNVGYLVAKIRAMDADSGYNAWLSYEFKEPTNADPFRIGLYTGEIRTVRSLKETDEGRKTLIILVKDHGNPSLSATVTMNVLLEKSNQEKILDYRHVQNNDNYLTDLNVYLIISIASILAIFLLFIFVYTILRYQKARTEAKMSRKTEVCPDTAGKWSYTQSQQYYLYLCGESKGNRMLKSQSSHYAWNNENHTTPTGDLLQLHNGENDVMKATEVRKVYKYDYLQVSLSAVRWACVYVYPFQTSAPS, translated from the coding sequence ATGAGGTTGACAGTTAAAAGCTGGATTGTTCAATGGCGGACTGTTCAGGTGCTTTTGTTCCTGTATTTCTCTGGACGAAGCCTGGGCCAGATTCGCTACTCTGTTTTAGAAGAACTGGAAGAAGGTACGTCAGTAGGAAACGTTGCTGTGGATTTGAAAGTGGATAATGCAAAGCTGTATAATCGCAACTTTCGGATAGCTTACGAAACCAGCATTCAGTATTTCGGCATAAATATTAAAAATGGCATCTTGTTTATTAAACACAAAATAGACAGAGACCATTTATGTGCCAGTAGCACTAGTTGTTTAATAAATTTAGAAGCTGTTATGGACAATCCTTTGGAAGTATACAGAATACAAATAGAAATTCTGGATATAAATGATAATTccccttattttttttccagtgaaAACACTGTAGCGGTATCAGAGTACACTCGTCCAGGAACGCATTTTCCACTAGAGGGCGCCTTTGACAAAGACGAGGGGGAAAACGCTCTCCTTTCCTATCATCTCAGCTCAAACGATTTTTTTGCCCTGAAGCATCAAATTAGCGATGGAAAAAGTTATTCTTTGGAACTCCTATTGTTGAAAGCTTTAGATCGGGAACACCAGCCTGTGCATCGTTTAACATTGACAGCAACGGATGGGGGGACCCCAAAGAGATCTGGTACAACTCAGATTACAATTCAAGTCCGGGACGCTAATGATAATCCTCCCGTATTTGACCATTCTGTATACAAAGTGAAGATGTTAGAAAACACGCCCCTTGGGAGCTTGGTAATCAAACTGAATGCTACGGATTTAGATGAAGGTGAAAATGGAGACCTTGTATATTCGTTTTCTAATTTAACTCTATCTGTTGCAAAACAGCTATTCATCATTGACCAAAATAGCGGCGAAATTCGAATTCAAGGTGTTCTAGATTTTGAAAAATCGAATATGTTTGAAATTCGCGTGCAAGCAAAGGATAGAGGCCTTCTGGAGCTGACAGGACGCTGTAATGTAATAGTTGAGATAGTCGATGTAAATGACAATAGTCCTGAAATAAAAGTAACTTCGTTTTCAAACCCAGTCCAAGAAGACGCCCTCCCTGGACTTGTCATAGCTCTGTTGACGGTGACGGACAAGGATTCGGGGATGAACGGCAAAGTGAGCTGTGAAgtgcccctctctcttcctttccagaTTGAGGCAAGATTCGAAAACTATTATGCTTTGGTCCTTAAGAAACCCCTGGACCGTGAAGTCGCTGCAGACTACAATGTAACTATCTTTGCAACAGATGGGGGATCTCCTCCTTTATCTGCTGTTAAGACTATTGTGATATTGGTTACTGATGTCAATGACAATCCACCCACGTTTTTAGAAATCCCTTACATAGTGAGTATTGTTGAAAACAATGTTCCATGGTCTCCCATTTTCCAAATATCAGCTCTAGACCCCGATTTGAATGAAAATGCAGAGGTCAAGTATTCTATCATAGAAAGTACTGAAGGAGTACCAGTTTCGAGcatcttttctgttcagtctgaCACGGGTCAAATCTTCGCCTTGCTGTCATTTGATTATGAGCATAATCAAGTGTACAGCTTGCGCATTAAAGCGAGAGATTCTGGTTCCCCTTCTCTGAGTAGTACTACCGAAATAACCCTATTCATTCAAGACCAAAACGACAACCATCCTATGATCTTAACTCCATTTCCTAGCCATGGTTCCTCAGCGTCAGAAGTTGTGTCTCTTTCATCTAATGTAGGATACCTGGTGGCTAAAATAAGAGCAATGGATGCCGATTCTGGATATAATGCATGGCTGTCTTATGAGTTTAAGGAACCTACAAACGCAGACCCATTCAGGATTGGTCTTTATACGGGAGAAATTAGGACCGTCCGTTCCCTTAAAGAGACAGATGAAGGAAGAAAGACACTCATCATTCTGGTAAAAGATCATGGAAATCCATCTCTATCCGCAACAGTAACTATGAATGTTTTACTGGAGAAAAGCAATCAGGAAAAGATATTAGATTACAGACATGTTCAAAATAATGATAATTATCTTACAGATCTGAACGTGTATTTGATCATTTCCATCGCTTCTATTTTAGCTATATTTttgcttttcatttttgtttataCAATTCTAAGATATCAGAAAGCACGAACAGAGGCAAAAATGTCTAGGAAAACAGAGGTATGTCCAGATACAGCTGGAAAATGGTCATACACCCAAAGCCAACAATACTACCTATACTTATGTGGAGAATCCAAAGGCAATAGAATGTTAAAATCTCAGTCTTCGCACTATGCCTGGAACAATGAAAATCATACGACACCCACTGGCGATCTCTTACAATTGCACAATGGGGAGAATGATGTCATGAAAGCCACTGAGGTAAGAAAAGTTTACAAATATGACTATCTACAAGTTTCACTTTCAGCTGTAAGATGGGCTTGTGTATAtgtatatccctttcaaacatctGCACCTAGCTGA